In the genome of Oncorhynchus mykiss isolate Arlee chromosome 18, USDA_OmykA_1.1, whole genome shotgun sequence, one region contains:
- the LOC110496708 gene encoding serine/arginine-rich splicing factor 4 isoform X2 — protein sequence MSRVYIGRLSYRAREKDVEKFFKGYGKILEVDLKNGYGFVEFDDPRDADDAVYDLNGKDLCGERVIVEHTKGPRRDGSYGSGGGGGGGGGGDRYGPPARTDYRLIVENLSSRCSWQDLKDYMRQAGEVTYADTNKGRRNEGVIEFRLYSDMKRALEKLDGTEVNGRKIRLIEDRPGAKRSKRSYSRSRSRSRSRSRRSRKSRSRSESSSRSRSRGAASRSRSRSHSKKDKDKTKGRREEERTNGAHKAKDVGRSKSRSKSRSKSRSKSRSKSRSKSRSKSKKTSKKEGKKSRKDESRSRSRSRSRSAAKDRSRKSGSKSREPAKSDNEAAAAEKGAPRSRSHTPTESKPKSKSKSKSPSPSPAKARSRSPSVSRSESRSKSRSASRSRSRSLSES from the exons TGGGAAGATACTTGAAGTTGACCTAAAAAACGG GTATGGGTTTGTTGAATTTGATGACCCCCGCGATGCAGATGATGCTGTGTATGACCTGAATGGGAAAGACCTGTGTGGGGAGAGGGTTATTGTGGAACACACAAAGGGGCCGCGGCGGGACGGCAGCTACGgctcaggaggaggaggaggaggaggaggaggcggcg ACAGATATGGCCCACCGGCAAGGACAGACTATCGGCTGATCGTTGAGAACCTGTCCAGTCGCTGCAGCTGGCAGGACCTGAAG GACTACATGAGGCAGGCGGGTGAGGTGACGTATGCTGACACCAATAAAGGACGCAGGAACGAGGGAGTGATAGAGTTCAGGCTGTACTCTGACATGAAGAGAGCCCTGGAGAAGCTGGACGGCACAGAGGTGAACGGCAGGAAGATCCGGCTGATTGAGGACCGCCCCGGGGCCAAGCGCAGCAAGCGCTCTTACTCTCGCAGCCGCTCCAG GTCTCGCTCCAGGAGCCGCAGGTCCCGTAAGAGCCGCAGCCGCAGTGAGAGCAGCAGTCGCTCCCGCTCCAG GGGTGCTGCCTCCCGCTCACGTAGTCGCTCCCACAGCAAGAAGGACAAGGACAAGACCAAGGGCCGCAGAGAGGAGGAGCGCACCAACGGTGCACACAAGGCCAAGGATGTGGGCCGCAGTAAGAGCCGCAGTAAGAGCCGCAGTAAGAGCCGCAGTAAGAGCCGCAGTAAGAGCCGCAGTAAGAGTCGCAGTAAGAGCAAAAAGACCAGCAAGAAAGAAGGGAAGAAGAGCAGGAAGGATGAGTCCAGGTCTCGTTCCCGCTCTCGCTCTAGATCAGCAGCCAAGGATCGCTCCAGGAAGTCGGGCTCCAAGAGCCGTGAGCCGGCCAAGAGCGACAACGAGGCAGCTGCAGCAGAGAAGGGTGCTCCCCGCTCTCGCTCCCATACGCCCACTGAATCCAAACCTAAATCCAAGTCAAAGTCCaaatctccatctccctccccggCCAAAGCCCGCTCCCGTTCCCCCTCCGTCTCTCGCTCAGAGTCCCGCTCCAAATCTCGCTCCGCATCTCGTTCTCGCTCCCGCTCTCTATCAGAGTCCTGA
- the LOC110496708 gene encoding serine/arginine-rich splicing factor 4 isoform X1, which produces MGKTCVGRGLLWNTQRGRGGTAATAQEEEEEEEEAAAEGGGGGGGGGGGGGRSGGGYGRGGRDRYGPPARTDYRLIVENLSSRCSWQDLKDYMRQAGEVTYADTNKGRRNEGVIEFRLYSDMKRALEKLDGTEVNGRKIRLIEDRPGAKRSKRSYSRSRSRSRSRSRRSRKSRSRSESSSRSRSRGAASRSRSRSHSKKDKDKTKGRREEERTNGAHKAKDVGRSKSRSKSRSKSRSKSRSKSRSKSRSKSKKTSKKEGKKSRKDESRSRSRSRSRSAAKDRSRKSGSKSREPAKSDNEAAAAEKGAPRSRSHTPTESKPKSKSKSKSPSPSPAKARSRSPSVSRSESRSKSRSASRSRSRSLSES; this is translated from the exons ATGGGAAAGACCTGTGTGGGGAGAGGGTTATTGTGGAACACACAAAGGGGCCGCGGCGGGACGGCAGCTACGgctcaggaggaggaggaggaggaggaggaggcggcggcggagggggggggaggaggaggaggaggaggtggtggtggtggaagaa GCGGGGGCGGGTATGGGCGTGGTGGCAGAGACAGATATGGCCCACCGGCAAGGACAGACTATCGGCTGATCGTTGAGAACCTGTCCAGTCGCTGCAGCTGGCAGGACCTGAAG GACTACATGAGGCAGGCGGGTGAGGTGACGTATGCTGACACCAATAAAGGACGCAGGAACGAGGGAGTGATAGAGTTCAGGCTGTACTCTGACATGAAGAGAGCCCTGGAGAAGCTGGACGGCACAGAGGTGAACGGCAGGAAGATCCGGCTGATTGAGGACCGCCCCGGGGCCAAGCGCAGCAAGCGCTCTTACTCTCGCAGCCGCTCCAG GTCTCGCTCCAGGAGCCGCAGGTCCCGTAAGAGCCGCAGCCGCAGTGAGAGCAGCAGTCGCTCCCGCTCCAG GGGTGCTGCCTCCCGCTCACGTAGTCGCTCCCACAGCAAGAAGGACAAGGACAAGACCAAGGGCCGCAGAGAGGAGGAGCGCACCAACGGTGCACACAAGGCCAAGGATGTGGGCCGCAGTAAGAGCCGCAGTAAGAGCCGCAGTAAGAGCCGCAGTAAGAGCCGCAGTAAGAGCCGCAGTAAGAGTCGCAGTAAGAGCAAAAAGACCAGCAAGAAAGAAGGGAAGAAGAGCAGGAAGGATGAGTCCAGGTCTCGTTCCCGCTCTCGCTCTAGATCAGCAGCCAAGGATCGCTCCAGGAAGTCGGGCTCCAAGAGCCGTGAGCCGGCCAAGAGCGACAACGAGGCAGCTGCAGCAGAGAAGGGTGCTCCCCGCTCTCGCTCCCATACGCCCACTGAATCCAAACCTAAATCCAAGTCAAAGTCCaaatctccatctccctccccggCCAAAGCCCGCTCCCGTTCCCCCTCCGTCTCTCGCTCAGAGTCCCGCTCCAAATCTCGCTCCGCATCTCGTTCTCGCTCCCGCTCTCTATCAGAGTCCTGA
- the tmem200b gene encoding transmembrane protein 200A, whose amino-acid sequence MKTQKAGAPGGPTPSSPSPRQRMSGFSLRGRKKKDGLIQGKLRIRSVPGAFLVLGVIVVVVGTALAVAGYWPYRSHRSSQLLGLGQQGSGSVDRAAGGRGKGVSEPQSSGWNLGAKRLLTTASLIHSERMKLLGPVIMGVGLFILICANTVLYENRDRETQMLLAQMQSVICSVSAAVPSADLSDMSAANSMAKHYQWVSSLPATHLNILCLQQLASSEPLLQTTRDSREEEERADYTYQQATVQTEALHHQESASTPSLHSSHSNSCNSSKTDFNTLWGGGEPGVGGSSPDPQPAHLFKLHNCLVSASSMSTLGGDDWERSEVTAMLPRRSYSLSYRTNPGPHGPQTVIRLQEGAMRPGGPGADPQIVQHKPPRRERSLDVCVNMVGCVETPELTPVEEQKHRSWPRLDLGCARRYLKLDNKEDSVDRLLDQLEQQCSQWDKSFGSGPFQ is encoded by the coding sequence ATGAAGACCCAGAAGGCAGGGGCCCCCGGGGGCCCAACGCCAAGCTCTCCTTCCCCACGCCAACGGATGTCTGGTTTCAGCCTGCGGGGCCGGAAGAAGAAGGATGGCCTGATCCAAGGCAAGCTGCGGATCCGCTCTGTGCCAGGAGCCTTCCTAGTGCTGGGGGtcattgtggtggtggtgggcacGGCTCTGGCAGTGGCTGGGTACTGGCCCTACCGGTCCCACCGATCATCACAGCTCCTTGGACTTGGACAACAAGGCTCTGGTTCTGTGGACAGAGCAGCAGGAGGTAGAGGTAAGGGTGTCTCTGAGCCCCAGTCATCCGGTTGGAACCTGGGGGCTAAGAGACTCCTGACCACGGCCAGTCTGATCCACAGTGAGCGGATGAAGCTCCTGGGACCAGTCATCATGGGCGTGGGGCTGTTCATCCTCATCTGTGCCAACACGGTGCTGTACGAGAACCGCGACAGGGAGACCCAGATGCTGCTGGCCCAGATGCAGAGCGTCATCTGTTCGGTGTCGGCGGCCGTGCCCTCGGCCGACCTCTCAGACATGTCAGCAGCCAACTCCATGGCCAAACACTACCAGTGGGTGAGCAGTCTGCCTGCCACCCACCTTAACATCCTCTGTCTGCAGCAGCTGGCCAGCTCAGAGCCCCTGCTGCAGACGACCAGagacagcagggaggaggaggagagggctgaCTATACGTACCAGCAGGCCACCGTACAGACGGAGGCTCTACACCACCAGGAGTCAGCCTCcaccccttccctccactcctcccatTCCAACTCCTGCAACTCCAGCAAGACGGACTTCAACACGCTGTGGGGCGGTGGTGAGCCAGGCGTAGGGGGCTCCAGCCCAGACCCCCAGCCCGCTCACCTCTTTAAGCTCCACAACTGTCTGGTGTCAGCCAGCTCCATGTCCACTCTGGGAGGGGACGACTGGGAGAGGTCGGAGGTCACAGCCATGCTTCCCAGGCGCTCCTACAGTCTTAGCTACAGGACTAACCCAGGCCCCCACGGGCCCCAGACTGTAATACGTCTACAGGAAGGGGCCATGCGACCCGGGGGACCTGGGGCGGACCCACAGATAGTGCAGCACAAGCCCCCGCGGAGGGAACGCAGCTTGGACGTGTGTGTGAACATGGTTGGATGTGTGGAGACCCCGGAGCTCACCCCCGTAGAGGAACAGAAGCATCGCAGCTGGCCCCGGTTAGACCTGGGCTGTGCCCGCAGGTACCTGAAGCTGGACAATAAGGAGGACTCGGTGGACAGACTGCTAGACCAGTTGGAGCAGCAGTGTTCTCAGTGGGATAAGAGTTTCGGCTCAGGGCCTTTCCAATGA